AGCCGGTGCGGCAGCAGCCCCTCCTGGAGGCCGCGGGCGACGGCGGACTCCGCGTCGTAGAGCCGGGCCCGCTCCAGGGCCTGGGCGACCAGGCCGCTCAGCGCGGTGAGGGCGGACCGCTCGTCGGGGGTGAACCGGTGCGGGGCGTCCCAGCCGAGGATGCAGGAGCCGACGGGGTGGCCGGAGGCGATCAGCGGCAGGAACGCCCAGGCCTGCATGCGGTCCAGGGTGATGCCCGGATAGGCGGCGGAGAGGTCCTCGGGAGACTCGAAGAACAGGGGGAGCCGGGTGGTCAGCGCGTGGACGCCGGGCAGCTGCGTGTCGAGGGTGACGCCCTCGAACGGGGCGAGGAAGTCCTCCGGGTAGCCCGACTCCCACAGCAGGTACATCCGGCCGTCGCGGACGGTGTACAGGGCGAGTTCCCGGGCGCCGAAGGCGGGCAGCAACTGCTCGGACACGGCCCGGCAGACGTCCCGCACGGTGACCGCCTCGGTGAGCACGCTCGCCATCTGCACCACGTGGTACAGCGCTCCGGCCCGCGCCGCGGCCACCGGCCCGGGCGGTGGCGCGCCGGCCGTGAGGGCGGGACCGGTGGCGGTACCGGTCTGCGGCTCCTGCTCGGCGCCGGTGGGCGGCGGGCCGGTCGGGAAGACCCGGCCGGTCAGCCCGTGCACGTCCGGGTACAGCACGAAGCTCAGCCAGTTCCCGTCGGGACGCCGCACGAGGAAGGACACCTGCTCCTGCGAGAGCATCGCCGCCCGGTAGCGGTCCTCGTAGGCGGGATCCCGGAGCCAGGTGACCACCTCCCAGGGGTAGCGGCCGAAGAGGTCTTCGCGGCCGGAGCCCAGCAGCTCCTCGCAGCGGCGGTTGGCGAACGTCAGGCGGCCGTCCTGGTCCAGCGAGAAGAGCCCGTCGGGCAGCCGCTCGGCCGCTTCGGCCGCGGTGATCCCGCCGCCCGCGTCGACGAGGGCGCCCACCAGGATCCGCGCGGAGCCGGTGCCGCCGTGCACGAGGTGGCCCCACAGCTCGACCGGCCGGTACCCGGTCTGCCCCTCGCCCCGGGACTCGTCCCGCACCCGGAAGTGGCGCGACCTGACCCGGCCGTCGGCCAGGGCGTCGTACCGGCTCTCGCGCAGTTCGTGCAGGTCGTCGGGGTGGACCCGGGCCTCCACGTCCTCGATGCCACCGCCGTAGTCCGCCCGGTCGATCCCCAGCAGTTCGAGGGCCTCGTCGTCGGCGGTGCAGCGGTCGCTGTCCAGGTCCCAGTCGATCAGCCCGACCCGGACCGGGCGGGCGGCGGAGGTGGGCAGCCGGACGCTGATCGGCTCGTCGTCGTACTCGATGGGACAGGGGGCGGCATCCGGGCCCGGCCGGCTCGCGGCGAGGTGGTCGAGGCGCTCCTCCATCGCCCGTTCCGCGGGGCGCAGCGCGAGAGTGACCGCCTCCGCCTCCATCGGTGGCCGGGTCGCCGAGCGCAGGACGACCAGGACACCCACGGCCTCGCCGCCGGCCCGGATGGGCTGGTAGGCGGAGCCGAAGGAGTAGGGCAGGCCGGCGGTGAAGTGCGGGAAGCGCACCATGGTGGCCCGCTCGTCCGGGAGCCACAGCGTCTCGTCGCGCCGGTAGGCCTCCGCCATCGGCAGGGCACCGCCCACCGGCACCCGCCACCAGCTCTTGAGCAGCGAGCGGGGCACGCCGGCGACCATCGCGAGCACGAGCGAGCGCCGGTCGCGTGAGCGCAGATAGACCAGACCGCCGTAGCCGTCGAGGTCCCGTACGGCCTCCACCAGCGGGTCCGTGAGGGCGTCCTCGATCCGTCTCGTGTCCCCGCCGGGGACCCGGCCGTCAGCCCCGTCCCGGCTCCGGCCGGCGGCCGACTGCGGCCCGTCCGGTACGGCGGCTGCCTCATCCATGTCGCGTCCTCCCGGTACGGACGCACCGGACATCAATCGCTCCCCACCAGGATGTGCCATGGTCGTCCGTCCGTCGCGGCAAGCGCAACCTTTCGGTCCGCCCGGCCGTCTCACCCGATACCAGCGGAATGCAAGCCTCGGGGGCGGTAATGGGACGAATCAGAACAGCATGCGTGACTCTCGCACTGGTGGGCGCCACGGTGGGCGTGGCGGCCGTCCCGGCCGGCGCGCAGTCCACCTCCCGCGCCACGGCGTGTCCGACCGGCTGGGGAAGCCTCGCCAAGACCGACGCCGGCGCCACGGTCGCACCGCTGACGAACGTCAGGACCGGCCGGCACACCTGCTTCGACCGGATGGTCGTCGACGTGCCCGGCGCGGGCAGCGGCGTCGGCTACCGGGTCCAGTACGTCGACCGGCTCCACCAGGACGGCTCGGGCCGCCGGATACCGGTGGCCGGCGGCGCCGTCATCGAGGTCCGGGTGTCCGCGCCCGCGTACGACCCCGAGACCGGCGCGGCCACGTACCCCGGCCGGGTGGCGCGCCCCCTGCCGGGCGTGAACCTCACGGGGTACCGCACCTTCCGGGACACCCGGTTCGCCGGCAGCTTCGAGGGCGACACCCAGATCGGGCTGGGCGTCCGGGCCCGCCTGCCCTTCCGGGTGCAGCAGCTCGACGACCGAGTCATCGTGGACGTCGCCCACAGCTGGACGGCCACGGGCTGACGCGCGGCACCCGGCTGTACAGGCCGGGCGCCGGGGCCTGGGGCGGGCGCCAGGGTCGCGGTCTATGGGGCGGACGCCCGGCGTGCGCGCTCCATGGGCCGGATGCCGGGGTCACGGACCGTCGGTCGGGTGCCTGGTGCACGGTCCGAGTGCCGGGGCGGTGGTGCGCGGCCGCGCGCGTGGGCCAGGGGGCGGGTGCCCGCCACCACGGTGCAGGGGCATCCGGCTCCCCCGGGCCAGGAGCCAGGGTCGCGGTCTACGGGGCGGACGCTTGGGGCGCGGTCCATGGGCCGAGTGCCAGAGCGTCGGCCCGTGGACCGGGTGCCAGAGCCTCGGCCCGTGGACCGGGTGCCGGAGCAGCCGTCCGTCGCCAGAGCGCCGGGTCCACGGGCGGGGTGCCCGGGCCACGGCCCGCCGGCCGGGCGGCTACAGCGCGGCCGGGGCACGGGCCACGCCGGTTGCCCGGCCCGGCGGTCCGCCTCAGCCGCCGCGGAACCGGCCCAGTTCCTCCAGCGTCCGTGCCGCCGCACCGGCCAGCCGAGGCCGGTTGCGTACGAAGCGGCGGGCGGCCCGGGCGGGCTCCCGGCCCAGCCAGTGGGCTGCCCCGCCCGGTACCGGCCGCACCACCGCTCCCTCGTACACCCGCAGGTCGCGGGTCTTGAGCGACTCCTTGTAGCGGGCTGGACCGCTCCCCAGGTCGACGGTCTCGACGCCGTCGGCCGCCGCGGCCTCCAGCATCCTCAACTGCAGCACGAGACCGGGGGAGTACTTGGCGAACGCGCGGTCGTACGCCGGGAACCACCAGGACAGCACGGTGCGCGAGCGCAGCCCGAAGTGCGCGGCGACAGGCCGGTCCGCGGCGTACAGCACGGACAGCACCCCGCGGCACTCCGGCTCCTCGCTCTCCCCGAGCAGCCCCACCAGCCGGGTGATCCACTCCTGCGCGAACCGGTCCCGCCGGCCGGTGCGCCGGTACTGCGCCGATTTCCACTCCATCAGCGCCCGCAGCGCGGCGGGGTCCCGGGCGTCGTACACGAACCGCACCGGGCCGACCTGCCGGACCAGCTTGCGCTCCTTGGCCAGAGTCTGTCTGAGGAAGCCCGGTGACCGCGCCCGCAGCCGTCGCGTGTACGCCTCGAAGCCCTCGCCGATGTCGACGACCGGAGAGGCGAGCTCTTCGACCGCGTGCGGCACGAACACCTCCTGACCGGCTTCCAGATTGTCGAACTCCCAAGCCGACAGCCCGCAGACCCGTAACAGCCGGCGCGCGTCCAGCCGGATCCCCGGACGCAGCACCGCCCCCTGACTGTCGGACACCCCCAGGCCGACAGCCCGGCCCCGGCCCCACACCCCCACCTCGTACGGGAAGAACCCCACGGGGGAACCGTCGTCCAGCAGCACCGCCACCCTGACTCCCGGCCTGACCCGTCCCACCGCCACGGTGAACGCCGGATCGAGAAAGGGATTCGCCGGGGCGCCGGACTCCGTACGGATCTCCCGCCACATCTTCTGCTCGTTCGGACCGAGTTCGTCCGGCCTCAGAACGAGAACGCGCTGTCCAGGCAACTCTGCCTCCTGTGTCATCGGCATGGGGACACACGAAGGCCTGCACATCACCGCGATTCGGCACCAGGGCAGTACTCAGGCCGCACGGCGCAGGCCCTTGTCGGTACTGCCGTCCCTCAGCAGCGGAACGTCTGCAACCGGGCAGCGCTCGGGGCGGATCCGACCGCCCCCGGACACGGTCCCGCTCCCGCCGCACGGAGGTCCGGGCCATCCCGGTCCGGCACGGAAGCGCCGGTCACCGCAGGGCTCACCCCGGCCGCCCCCACGGCAGCCCGCGGTGTCCGGGCCGCGGGCTGCCGCCCGGACGGCTCCTTTTCACACGGACACGGCTCCTCGGCCTCTCTGGCCCCCTCGGCCCCGGCACTCCACGCCGCGTCCGACTCCACCGCGGCCACGACTGCCGCGCGCCCCTCGCCCGCGAGCCCCGGGACGACGAGTTGCAGCAACAGCAGGCAGGCCACCAGACCCACCACCGCTGCCCAACGTCGCCGCACCATCAGACCCCTGACCTGCGTTCCGGCGGGGGAACACGGAGTGGACTCGACCCCAGGGCCGACGCCGGACCTGCCCCCCGACACGGCCGGCTGCGCCTTCCAGTAGGCCGAGCCCGACTCCACCCCGTCAAGCCCTGGTGTGACGATTCGTCCCCTCGGCCGGTTGCCACCGGAAACCCAACGGAAAGCGCTGCCCTCCCCGAGGGGGTGTTCGGTCGCGGTGCTCAGTCGCTCGCGCTCAGCACCTCACCCGGCTTCGGCGCCCGTACGTTCAGTGGCTCGTCGAAGCCGCTGAACGACGTCGTGGTCTGCTGTGCGGCGCTCTTGTAGACCGTCTTCAGCAGATACGGCTCGCCCTCCCGGGCCACGTAGAAGGTGTACGTCCCTTCCTTGTCCGCCTTGTCGGTGACGATCAGTTCGATGGCCTCGGTGTCTCCGACGCGCGCGGATCCGCCCTTCTTCGCCGTGCCGAACGAGTCGAAGGGCCGTTCGCAGGAGGTGAGTCCGTTGCCCCCGGCGGGGGCCTGCTTCACGGGTGTCTTCACCCAGAGCCTCTGCTCGCCGGTGGCGCCCGGCTTGTTCTTCCACTTCTGGAGGTAGGCCCGGTCCGGACGGACGTAGTCGGTCTCGTCCAGGCGGATCTGCTCCAGCGTGCCGCCCTTGGACCAGGTCGTCCTCGACCGGCACCGGCTGTCCAGGTCGGTCACGAGGTGGCTGGTGACCGTGCCGCTGCTCGTGGTGCGGTTGGTGATGTCGACGGTGACGGAATCCAGCTTCCGCATCCTGGCGTTGGCCTCGTCGAGGATGTCGCCGGCGGATCTCTCCTCCTCGCCGCCGCCGGACCCGCAGCCGGCCAGGGCCGCGCT
The Streptomyces tuirus genome window above contains:
- a CDS encoding SpoIIE family protein phosphatase — its product is MDEAAAVPDGPQSAAGRSRDGADGRVPGGDTRRIEDALTDPLVEAVRDLDGYGGLVYLRSRDRRSLVLAMVAGVPRSLLKSWWRVPVGGALPMAEAYRRDETLWLPDERATMVRFPHFTAGLPYSFGSAYQPIRAGGEAVGVLVVLRSATRPPMEAEAVTLALRPAERAMEERLDHLAASRPGPDAAPCPIEYDDEPISVRLPTSAARPVRVGLIDWDLDSDRCTADDEALELLGIDRADYGGGIEDVEARVHPDDLHELRESRYDALADGRVRSRHFRVRDESRGEGQTGYRPVELWGHLVHGGTGSARILVGALVDAGGGITAAEAAERLPDGLFSLDQDGRLTFANRRCEELLGSGREDLFGRYPWEVVTWLRDPAYEDRYRAAMLSQEQVSFLVRRPDGNWLSFVLYPDVHGLTGRVFPTGPPPTGAEQEPQTGTATGPALTAGAPPPGPVAAARAGALYHVVQMASVLTEAVTVRDVCRAVSEQLLPAFGARELALYTVRDGRMYLLWESGYPEDFLAPFEGVTLDTQLPGVHALTTRLPLFFESPEDLSAAYPGITLDRMQAWAFLPLIASGHPVGSCILGWDAPHRFTPDERSALTALSGLVAQALERARLYDAESAVARGLQEGLLPHRLPAVEGLRTTGRYLPGTQGMAIGGDWYDVITTGRGVALVIGDVEGHSVGAAAVMGQLRSAVHAFAASERPPQEVITHTNRLLAELESDVFATCCYIELDPATGRALAVRAGHPPPLLRHPDGRAETLDLAGGVMLGVQPDSVYPVTELTLAPGSVLALYTDGLVERPGSDIETGIEAVRRTLSETPADSVEHLADRLVGTALQARERPDDVALLLTAYR
- a CDS encoding AMIN-like domain-containing (lipo)protein, with protein sequence MGRIRTACVTLALVGATVGVAAVPAGAQSTSRATACPTGWGSLAKTDAGATVAPLTNVRTGRHTCFDRMVVDVPGAGSGVGYRVQYVDRLHQDGSGRRIPVAGGAVIEVRVSAPAYDPETGAATYPGRVARPLPGVNLTGYRTFRDTRFAGSFEGDTQIGLGVRARLPFRVQQLDDRVIVDVAHSWTATG
- a CDS encoding GNAT family N-acetyltransferase — protein: MTQEAELPGQRVLVLRPDELGPNEQKMWREIRTESGAPANPFLDPAFTVAVGRVRPGVRVAVLLDDGSPVGFFPYEVGVWGRGRAVGLGVSDSQGAVLRPGIRLDARRLLRVCGLSAWEFDNLEAGQEVFVPHAVEELASPVVDIGEGFEAYTRRLRARSPGFLRQTLAKERKLVRQVGPVRFVYDARDPAALRALMEWKSAQYRRTGRRDRFAQEWITRLVGLLGESEEPECRGVLSVLYAADRPVAAHFGLRSRTVLSWWFPAYDRAFAKYSPGLVLQLRMLEAAAADGVETVDLGSGPARYKESLKTRDLRVYEGAVVRPVPGGAAHWLGREPARAARRFVRNRPRLAGAAARTLEELGRFRGG